In Calothrix sp. PCC 7507, one DNA window encodes the following:
- a CDS encoding alkene reductase, giving the protein MTYTTSTDLFSPVQLGLYTLPNRIVMAPMTRNRAGAGNVPTPINATYYAQRATAGLIVTEGSQVSPQGFGYPATPGIHSIEQVAGWRQVTDAVHDAGGKIFLQLWHTGRISHPSLQPDGALPVAPSAIAPRGNAMTYTGDQPFVTPRALDIDEIPGVVEQFRQGAKNALAAGFDGVEIHGAFGYLIDQFLQDGSNQRSDRYGGSVENRARFLLEVTEAVSSVWGAKRVGIKLSPSNTFNDIHDSDPKTTFGYAIAALNTFGLGYLHLMEPTPADIRHGGKPISVAEFHPLYPGTLIANGGYDREKGNAAIAKGYADLVSFGSPFLANPDLPARLQLDAPLNQPDRNTFYGGDEKGYTDYPFLT; this is encoded by the coding sequence ATGACTTACACAACTAGCACCGATTTATTCTCTCCCGTCCAACTAGGCCTCTACACACTGCCAAACCGGATTGTGATGGCTCCAATGACTCGTAATCGGGCGGGTGCGGGAAATGTACCCACACCGATAAATGCTACCTATTACGCTCAACGCGCCACGGCGGGATTGATTGTTACGGAAGGTTCACAAGTATCACCACAAGGTTTTGGTTATCCAGCCACACCGGGAATTCACTCTATAGAGCAGGTTGCTGGCTGGCGACAGGTGACAGATGCAGTGCATGATGCAGGTGGAAAAATCTTTTTGCAACTATGGCATACAGGGCGGATTTCTCACCCTTCCTTGCAACCAGATGGTGCATTACCCGTGGCTCCTTCGGCGATCGCCCCTCGTGGTAATGCCATGACTTACACTGGTGATCAACCGTTTGTCACCCCCCGCGCTTTAGATATAGATGAAATTCCTGGTGTTGTTGAGCAGTTTCGTCAGGGAGCGAAGAATGCACTGGCGGCTGGATTTGATGGTGTGGAAATACACGGAGCCTTTGGGTATCTAATTGATCAGTTTCTGCAAGATGGCTCTAATCAACGTAGCGATCGCTATGGTGGTTCTGTGGAAAATCGGGCGCGATTCTTGTTGGAAGTAACGGAAGCTGTATCTAGTGTTTGGGGTGCAAAGCGTGTGGGTATTAAGCTGTCGCCCAGCAACACATTTAACGATATCCATGACTCCGATCCTAAAACGACATTTGGGTATGCGATCGCAGCACTTAATACCTTTGGCTTAGGATATCTGCACCTGATGGAACCAACGCCAGCCGATATTAGGCATGGTGGAAAACCAATTTCTGTGGCTGAGTTCCACCCTCTTTATCCAGGAACACTGATAGCTAATGGCGGTTACGACAGAGAAAAAGGGAATGCAGCGATCGCCAAGGGCTATGCAGACTTAGTTTCTTTTGGCTCACCGTTTCTGGCTAATCCCGATTTACCAGCACGTCTACAGTTAGATGCACCACTTAATCAACCTGATCGCAATACTTTCTATGGCGGTGATGAGAAAGGTTATACAGACTATCCTTTCTTGACGTAA
- a CDS encoding antibiotic biosynthesis monooxygenase translates to MSKVTFVNIFTVKPGRQEDAFERIHQIYTEVVQSQPGFLDAQLLKSDDGEKVTAIAHWESAAQVAALRQHPRFQELHDEGFYEAIAKVEPHVYSSAVEVVAL, encoded by the coding sequence ATGAGTAAAGTTACTTTCGTGAATATTTTCACCGTCAAACCTGGCCGTCAAGAAGATGCATTTGAGCGGATTCATCAGATTTATACCGAGGTAGTGCAGTCTCAACCTGGTTTCTTAGATGCTCAGTTACTCAAAAGTGACGATGGTGAAAAAGTTACAGCAATTGCCCATTGGGAATCAGCAGCACAGGTTGCAGCGTTGAGACAGCATCCACGATTTCAAGAACTGCACGATGAGGGGTTTTATGAAGCGATCGCTAAGGTTGAACCTCACGTTTATAGTAGCGCCGTTGAAGTGGTCGCTCTTTAA
- a CDS encoding efflux RND transporter periplasmic adaptor subunit, with protein sequence MDASDSQTVPESSSDTVPQASQQFPRWIWWLLLAVLLVGGGGFAIWNFLKPKATAPAKPRSQSVPISVQTIQSDKVESSSEFVGTLEAQERVSLQPQIQGRIDRVFVKSGDRVTQGEPIVSLSIDQAKAQVISAVAGANSSRAALATAQAQLESAQATQAKAAADVRLQRTQFNRTQQLVTEGAQAKQQLDIAQNNLDTSVASLDAAQKQVNAAKASIEQAKSNLQQSKANIASVQVNLNYKQVLAPISGVVGDFPVKEGDYVNIGQTLTSIIKNDELDMRISVPSNYAAQLRSGLPVELLDVNTGDRLTTGQINFISPQVNTGVQGILIKARFANSQNKLRDGQYVRAKIVWNQHQGLLVPTLAISRIGGQNFVFLVENSTSGKPQQVHQQPVKLGEVQGDRYQVIQGVKSGDRIAISNILKLRDGTPVEPQ encoded by the coding sequence ATGGATGCATCTGACTCTCAAACTGTCCCCGAAAGTTCCTCGGATACGGTTCCGCAAGCGTCCCAGCAATTTCCCAGATGGATCTGGTGGTTGCTGCTGGCTGTTTTGTTAGTTGGTGGTGGTGGGTTTGCCATCTGGAACTTTTTGAAACCCAAAGCAACGGCTCCAGCGAAACCGCGATCGCAGAGTGTGCCAATTAGTGTACAAACTATTCAATCTGACAAAGTTGAAAGTAGCTCTGAGTTTGTTGGCACTTTAGAAGCACAAGAGCGAGTTTCTCTACAGCCGCAGATTCAAGGACGGATTGATCGGGTGTTTGTGAAGAGTGGCGATCGCGTCACTCAAGGCGAACCTATTGTTTCCCTAAGCATAGACCAAGCAAAAGCGCAAGTAATTAGTGCTGTGGCTGGGGCAAATTCTAGCCGTGCGGCCTTAGCAACAGCTCAAGCACAGTTGGAGTCTGCCCAAGCAACGCAAGCCAAAGCTGCTGCTGATGTGCGATTACAGCGGACTCAGTTCAACCGCACCCAACAGCTAGTAACTGAGGGCGCACAGGCGAAACAACAGTTAGACATTGCCCAAAATAACTTAGATACATCAGTTGCTAGTTTGGATGCAGCCCAAAAGCAGGTCAATGCTGCCAAAGCCAGTATTGAGCAGGCAAAGTCGAATCTGCAACAGTCTAAAGCTAATATTGCATCCGTTCAAGTCAACCTCAATTACAAGCAAGTGCTGGCTCCCATCAGTGGCGTAGTGGGAGATTTTCCCGTGAAAGAGGGAGATTATGTCAATATTGGGCAAACCTTAACCAGCATCATTAAAAATGACGAGCTGGATATGCGAATTTCCGTGCCCTCAAATTATGCTGCTCAATTGCGTTCAGGATTACCCGTTGAGCTATTAGATGTCAACACAGGCGATCGCCTGACAACTGGACAGATCAACTTCATTTCTCCCCAAGTCAATACAGGTGTTCAAGGGATTTTAATCAAGGCTCGCTTTGCCAATTCTCAAAACAAACTGCGAGATGGGCAATATGTCCGCGCCAAAATCGTCTGGAATCAACACCAAGGTCTTTTAGTGCCAACCCTGGCGATTTCGCGAATTGGTGGGCAAAACTTTGTGTTCCTCGTCGAGAATTCCACCTCAGGAAAACCACAACAAGTGCATCAGCAACCCGTGAAACTGGGTGAAGTCCAAGGCGATCGCTATCAGGTGATTCAGGGTGTGAAAAGTGGCGATCGCATCGCCATATCAAACATTCTCAAACTGCGTGATGGAACTCCAGTGGAACCGCAGTAA
- a CDS encoding efflux RND transporter permease subunit, with translation MSIADTFIRRPVLATVCTLLISLVGAISISLLPINNLPDIAPIQIQTSSNYIGADSQTVEDTVTTVLERQINGVEGMQYMTSTSTNNGVSSISGFFDTSTNKNINQVNVQNRAAIANPTLPDAVRQTGVTTLSRSSSILRVYGFYSANAEYDSTFISNYVDLFVTDTIKRVPGVGDVSISGQRQYAMRLWLDPNALASRGLTADDVATALTSQNVQVGAGAIGQAPTGADQPYNFALRVQGRFKEVKDFENLILKTQSDGSLVKLKDVGRAELGAEDYSTSALVKGKPGVAMLIYQLPGSNALEVVRGIEAAMEELKQNFPPGLTDVVGYDTTRFVEVSIEEVLHTLIEAVFLVVLVIFIFLQDWRATIIPTIAVPVSLVGALAFALVFGFSLNTLTMFGLVLATGLVVDDAIIVVEGISTKMEQGMNARDAAFASMKELTGAVIATSLVLMAVFVPVSFFPGATGIMYRQFALIIVFAIAISAFNALTFTPSMAAILLRREGESKGVLGWFFRQFNRGFTWFVERYRRLVSFLIRIRMIVIGLFILGLVATVWVYGSVPNGFVPDEDQSLFAGIIQAPDGVPITYTEKVGAEVFQILEKNVPEMDASVIISGFGLNGNGPNQGTFFVRLKDWEERHGEEHSVAGIVKRLNGILIQNQKAFIVTSNLPAVSGFGITGGFEFQLQDRTGGQLSIDQFLQIAQQMIAKANQHPALDRVFTQFSASTPQYQIEMNRDRLEALNVDFSQALRTLGAYMGGRYVNDFTFAQRNYRVYIQADQQFRNSPDDIGQVYVRSRNGNLVRLSEVATIKPITGPQIISHFNLFRTIKIQGAPKPGYSSGQAIAAMKQVFAENTQPGLGYDWTGLSREEIKSGGQAGLVFALGIVVVFLVLAAQYENYVDPFIILLTVPLAILGAMLFVSWRGLVNDLYCQVALVMLIGLASKNAILIVEFANQSREQGMTIAQAAIHAAQQRFRPILMTASAALVGFYPLVTATGAGSASRWSLGTAVFGGLLVATILSFLLVPVLYVVIKNLVEFVTHRPKPPTPPSTYVESTEHKDSNITDKAPAEVP, from the coding sequence ATGTCAATTGCCGACACGTTTATTAGGCGACCTGTTTTAGCAACAGTCTGCACTCTACTAATTTCGCTGGTAGGAGCCATCAGCATATCGCTGCTGCCGATTAATAACCTCCCGGACATTGCGCCGATTCAAATTCAAACCTCCAGCAACTACATCGGCGCAGACTCCCAAACCGTCGAAGATACGGTGACAACAGTGCTAGAGCGGCAGATTAACGGTGTTGAGGGTATGCAATACATGACCTCAACCAGCACCAATAACGGGGTGAGTTCCATTTCCGGATTTTTTGACACGTCCACCAACAAAAATATTAACCAGGTGAACGTGCAGAACCGAGCGGCGATCGCTAACCCCACTTTACCTGATGCCGTTCGTCAAACCGGGGTGACGACTCTATCGCGCTCCAGTAGCATCTTGCGGGTTTATGGTTTCTATTCCGCCAACGCTGAGTATGACAGCACCTTCATCAGCAACTATGTAGACTTGTTTGTCACCGACACCATCAAGCGCGTTCCTGGTGTGGGTGATGTGAGCATTTCGGGACAACGACAATATGCCATGCGGCTGTGGCTCGATCCTAATGCTTTGGCGAGTCGAGGCTTAACGGCTGATGATGTAGCTACCGCCCTAACTTCCCAAAACGTCCAGGTGGGGGCGGGGGCGATCGGTCAGGCCCCAACCGGTGCTGATCAACCTTATAATTTTGCTCTGCGGGTACAGGGTAGATTCAAAGAAGTCAAAGACTTTGAGAATTTAATCCTCAAAACCCAATCTGATGGCAGTTTGGTAAAACTCAAGGATGTGGGGCGAGCCGAACTAGGAGCAGAAGATTACTCAACTTCCGCGCTGGTGAAGGGAAAACCTGGTGTGGCAATGCTGATTTATCAACTTCCAGGAAGTAATGCTCTGGAAGTGGTAAGAGGCATAGAAGCAGCAATGGAGGAATTAAAGCAGAATTTTCCTCCAGGACTAACAGACGTGGTTGGCTATGACACGACACGATTTGTGGAAGTGTCCATCGAAGAAGTTTTGCATACGCTCATTGAAGCGGTTTTTTTAGTCGTTCTCGTAATTTTTATTTTCTTGCAAGACTGGCGAGCCACGATTATTCCCACGATCGCAGTTCCTGTTTCTTTGGTGGGTGCTTTGGCGTTTGCGCTGGTGTTTGGCTTTTCGCTCAACACCTTAACCATGTTTGGTTTAGTGCTAGCCACAGGATTGGTGGTGGATGACGCGATCATCGTAGTGGAGGGCATCTCGACCAAAATGGAACAGGGGATGAACGCCCGCGATGCCGCTTTTGCCTCGATGAAGGAACTGACAGGGGCAGTAATTGCTACCTCCCTGGTGTTGATGGCAGTGTTTGTACCTGTGTCCTTCTTCCCAGGGGCAACAGGAATTATGTATCGGCAGTTCGCGCTGATTATTGTCTTTGCGATCGCTATTTCTGCTTTTAATGCCTTGACTTTCACACCCAGTATGGCGGCGATTTTGCTCCGCCGTGAAGGAGAAAGTAAAGGCGTACTGGGCTGGTTTTTTCGCCAGTTTAATCGGGGTTTTACCTGGTTTGTTGAGCGTTATCGCCGTTTAGTTAGCTTTTTAATTCGCATCAGAATGATTGTCATTGGACTGTTCATTCTGGGTTTAGTAGCCACAGTTTGGGTATATGGTTCCGTACCCAATGGCTTTGTCCCGGATGAAGACCAATCACTGTTTGCCGGGATTATTCAAGCTCCTGACGGTGTACCCATTACTTACACTGAAAAAGTCGGGGCGGAAGTCTTTCAGATTTTAGAAAAAAATGTTCCAGAAATGGACGCTTCTGTGATCATTTCTGGCTTTGGTCTGAATGGCAATGGCCCCAACCAAGGCACATTTTTTGTCCGCCTCAAGGATTGGGAAGAACGGCATGGGGAAGAACATTCTGTAGCGGGGATTGTGAAACGGCTCAATGGCATCTTAATTCAAAATCAAAAGGCGTTCATTGTCACGTCTAATTTGCCTGCGGTGAGCGGATTCGGGATTACAGGCGGCTTTGAGTTTCAGCTACAAGATCGCACTGGTGGACAACTCAGCATTGATCAGTTTTTGCAAATTGCTCAACAAATGATTGCCAAAGCTAATCAGCATCCCGCCCTTGATCGAGTGTTCACGCAATTTAGCGCGAGTACACCGCAGTATCAAATTGAGATGAACCGCGATCGCCTGGAAGCCCTGAATGTTGATTTTAGTCAGGCGCTGAGAACACTGGGCGCTTATATGGGTGGTCGCTATGTTAATGATTTTACCTTTGCCCAGCGCAATTATCGGGTGTATATCCAAGCTGACCAACAGTTTCGCAATTCACCCGACGATATTGGTCAAGTGTATGTGCGATCGCGCAATGGCAATTTAGTCCGCTTGAGTGAAGTCGCCACCATCAAGCCGATTACCGGGCCGCAAATCATCAGCCACTTTAACTTGTTCCGCACCATCAAAATTCAAGGAGCGCCCAAACCCGGTTATAGTTCCGGACAAGCGATCGCGGCGATGAAACAGGTCTTTGCTGAAAATACCCAACCAGGGCTAGGCTACGACTGGACGGGGCTTTCACGAGAAGAAATCAAATCCGGTGGACAAGCTGGATTGGTGTTTGCCTTGGGAATTGTGGTGGTGTTTTTGGTCTTGGCAGCACAATATGAAAACTACGTCGATCCGTTCATTATCTTGCTGACTGTACCCTTGGCGATTTTAGGGGCAATGTTGTTTGTCTCATGGCGCGGCTTAGTCAATGATCTTTACTGCCAAGTTGCGTTAGTGATGCTGATTGGTTTAGCCAGCAAAAACGCCATCTTAATTGTGGAATTCGCTAACCAATCTCGTGAACAGGGGATGACGATCGCCCAAGCGGCAATTCACGCCGCACAACAGCGATTTCGACCAATTCTGATGACAGCTTCGGCCGCATTAGTCGGATTTTATCCCCTAGTGACAGCAACGGGTGCAGGTTCCGCCAGTCGTTGGTCACTTGGTACGGCAGTATTTGGCGGTTTGTTGGTGGCAACTATTCTGAGTTTTTTACTAGTCCCCGTGCTTTATGTGGTGATTAAAAACCTCGTCGAGTTTGTCACCCATCGCCCCAAACCACCAACACCACCATCAACATATGTGGAATCTACTGAGCATAAGGATAGCAATATTACAGATAAGGCTCCAGCGGAAGTTCCTTAG
- a CDS encoding SDR family oxidoreductase translates to MQIKNTVALVTGANGGIGKHYVEALLAAGASRIYAGARNPNSLAEIAAADPQRIIPIALDITDEQSVSAAATEYQDVNLLINNAGIGLLKGFISAPDLTAAQAEIEVNYFGTLRMCRAFAPVLKVNGGGAIVNMLTILAKVNLPINASYCASKAAALLMTQGIRAELAAQGTLVVGVMPGTVDAGMSTNFPPPKVAPEVVAQEALQAVIDDVEDVYPGEQAKEMAAQLLKDPKALEKALAVMLPN, encoded by the coding sequence ATGCAAATAAAAAATACAGTCGCATTAGTTACAGGAGCTAATGGAGGGATTGGTAAACATTACGTAGAGGCATTACTAGCAGCCGGGGCATCCCGGATTTATGCAGGAGCCAGAAACCCAAATTCCCTTGCTGAGATTGCGGCTGCTGACCCCCAACGCATCATCCCAATCGCATTGGATATCACCGATGAGCAATCAGTCAGTGCTGCTGCGACTGAGTACCAAGATGTGAATCTGCTGATTAATAATGCTGGAATTGGTTTACTCAAAGGGTTTATCTCTGCCCCTGACTTGACTGCGGCTCAGGCAGAAATAGAAGTTAATTATTTTGGCACTTTGAGGATGTGTCGAGCCTTTGCCCCGGTATTAAAAGTGAATGGTGGTGGTGCGATCGTTAATATGCTGACTATTCTGGCAAAAGTCAATTTACCAATTAATGCCTCTTACTGTGCTTCTAAAGCGGCGGCTTTGCTGATGACTCAGGGTATTCGGGCTGAGTTGGCAGCACAAGGTACATTAGTTGTCGGTGTAATGCCTGGAACAGTTGATGCAGGAATGAGTACAAACTTTCCTCCCCCAAAAGTGGCTCCAGAAGTTGTTGCCCAAGAAGCATTGCAAGCCGTCATTGATGACGTTGAAGATGTTTATCCGGGTGAGCAAGCTAAAGAAATGGCTGCACAGTTACTCAAAGATCCTAAAGCCCTGGAGAAGGCTTTGGCAGTGATGTTACCGAATTAA
- a CDS encoding DMT family transporter: MNGRTIYLLAALAGGAVLPVQVALNTLLRRYVGEPMQVTFISYLAGTLTSLVICFFAQYPLPATATLTQTSWWMWVGGCLGTLYVWSTIFATPKIGAALALSLTIAGQMIAALLLDHYGALGLTKYTASPTRIAGVVLVVLGVSLVAYVKR, from the coding sequence ATGAACGGACGGACGATCTATCTTTTAGCAGCACTAGCAGGCGGGGCGGTTCTCCCAGTTCAAGTTGCTTTAAACACCCTGTTACGACGCTATGTCGGTGAACCCATGCAGGTGACATTTATTTCGTATCTTGCAGGGACTTTGACATCGCTCGTGATTTGCTTCTTTGCCCAATATCCACTTCCTGCTACGGCGACTCTCACCCAAACCTCTTGGTGGATGTGGGTTGGCGGATGCTTGGGAACATTGTATGTCTGGTCAACGATTTTCGCCACGCCTAAGATTGGAGCCGCTCTAGCTCTTTCACTGACGATCGCCGGTCAAATGATTGCAGCTCTGCTTTTAGATCATTATGGAGCGCTGGGATTGACTAAATATACCGCCAGTCCCACCCGCATTGCAGGCGTTGTCCTAGTAGTTCTGGGTGTTTCCTTAGTCGCCTATGTCAAGCGTTAA
- a CDS encoding MFS transporter: protein MKDPNSLLVKVTLLLASTLTVMAGATIAPSLPAIRDYFSGVSNVDYWTRLILTIPALFIAIGAPLVGTFIDRFGRKLLLAFAVLLYGLAGSSGVYLNSIGLILFGRVLLGLSVAGIMTTATTLIADYYTGAARAQFLGMQAAFMGFGGVLFLSLGGVLADVNWRLPFLIYLVAWLILPLVIFVLPEPVRDRYPTGTSQSPLPPPSEQLPWGLLLTIYAIAFITQIVFYLIPTQLPFYLQQLVNAKAAQSGLAIALATLATSISALSYPQLKKRFSFNGIYAIAFVLMGIGFSIISLVKSYELILVGLAIGGLGIGLLMPNMNVCLTTIVPATARGRVLGGLTTAFFLGQFISPILSQPLSQLLGIGTTYGWAGGLMLIMSAIAFSVVWRDGRK from the coding sequence ATGAAAGATCCAAACTCCCTGCTAGTGAAAGTCACATTGCTGCTTGCCAGTACCTTGACGGTGATGGCAGGTGCAACGATCGCCCCATCATTACCGGCTATTCGAGATTATTTCAGCGGTGTTAGCAATGTCGATTATTGGACTAGGCTGATTTTGACGATTCCGGCTCTTTTTATCGCCATCGGTGCGCCACTTGTTGGGACGTTTATTGATCGCTTTGGCCGGAAATTGCTGTTAGCCTTTGCTGTGCTGCTCTACGGTTTAGCTGGTAGCTCTGGCGTTTATCTCAACTCGATTGGTTTAATTTTATTTGGGCGTGTGTTGCTGGGCTTGAGTGTGGCGGGGATTATGACTACTGCAACGACGCTAATTGCAGACTACTACACCGGAGCCGCCCGCGCACAATTTTTAGGAATGCAAGCCGCTTTTATGGGGTTTGGCGGTGTGCTGTTTCTTTCCCTTGGTGGCGTGTTAGCTGATGTCAACTGGCGACTACCATTCTTGATTTACCTAGTGGCTTGGCTGATTTTACCATTAGTTATTTTTGTGTTGCCCGAACCAGTCCGCGATCGCTATCCTACTGGAACCAGCCAAAGTCCGCTACCACCACCATCTGAACAACTTCCTTGGGGATTGCTGCTCACCATTTATGCGATCGCATTCATCACTCAAATTGTCTTTTATTTAATCCCCACCCAGTTACCTTTTTATCTACAACAACTCGTCAACGCCAAGGCTGCTCAAAGTGGTTTAGCTATTGCCCTGGCTACACTCGCCACTTCGATTAGTGCCCTGAGCTATCCCCAACTCAAGAAAAGGTTTTCGTTTAATGGCATTTATGCGATCGCTTTTGTTTTGATGGGCATTGGCTTCAGCATTATCAGCTTAGTTAAGAGCTATGAACTGATCTTAGTAGGTTTAGCAATTGGCGGATTAGGTATCGGCTTGCTGATGCCGAATATGAACGTCTGCCTAACCACCATCGTACCTGCAACTGCACGCGGTCGAGTTTTAGGCGGGTTAACAACAGCATTTTTTCTTGGACAGTTTATCTCGCCCATTCTCAGTCAACCTTTGAGTCAACTCTTAGGCATAGGGACAACCTATGGTTGGGCGGGAGGATTAATGCTGATTATGAGTGCGATCGCTTTTAGTGTTGTGTGGCGCGACGGGAGGAAATGA
- a CDS encoding glucose 1-dehydrogenase, protein MDLNHKVAIVTGASSGIGRAAAIAFGKAGTKVVVAARRQTEGEATVSLIKEAGGEGLFVKTDVTQAADVETLVEKAIQTYGRLDYAFNNAGSGKAGAITDLTEADWDDEINANLKSIWLCMKYEIPAMQKSGSGAIVNMSSQGALLGIAKYGAYGAAKAGVIALSRAAAAEYSGDGIRINTVSPGAIKTDLWATAPQEMLDQVIAGIPLKRIGAPEDIAEAVVWLCSDAARFVTGHNLVIDGGFTAVQK, encoded by the coding sequence ATGGATTTAAATCATAAAGTTGCAATTGTTACCGGAGCTAGTTCAGGAATTGGTCGTGCTGCAGCGATCGCCTTCGGCAAAGCGGGGACTAAGGTTGTGGTTGCGGCTCGTCGTCAAACAGAAGGAGAAGCAACTGTCAGTCTGATCAAAGAAGCTGGTGGTGAGGGGTTGTTTGTGAAAACAGATGTGACGCAAGCAGCTGATGTGGAAACATTGGTAGAAAAAGCAATTCAAACTTACGGTCGTTTGGATTATGCCTTTAACAATGCAGGATCGGGGAAAGCAGGGGCAATTACTGATTTGACTGAAGCCGATTGGGATGATGAAATTAACGCCAATCTCAAATCGATTTGGCTATGTATGAAATATGAAATTCCGGCAATGCAAAAATCAGGAAGTGGTGCAATTGTCAATATGTCTTCTCAAGGCGCATTGCTGGGAATTGCTAAATACGGAGCCTATGGAGCTGCCAAGGCTGGTGTAATTGCTTTATCCCGTGCGGCGGCGGCAGAATATTCTGGTGACGGCATTCGGATCAACACAGTCAGTCCTGGTGCCATCAAAACAGATTTATGGGCAACAGCACCCCAGGAAATGCTCGATCAAGTAATTGCGGGAATTCCTTTGAAACGGATTGGCGCGCCTGAAGATATAGCGGAGGCTGTGGTTTGGTTATGTTCAGATGCAGCTAGGTTTGTGACTGGACACAACTTGGTAATTGATGGTGGCTTCACAGCCGTTCAAAAATAG
- a CDS encoding glucose 1-dehydrogenase, which produces MKLEGKVALVTGSSQGIGQAIAIRLAQEGASIVINYRSHPEGAEETLSKVKAAGGKCHMVDGFTVQADTGTVADVQRMIADSVAHFGTLDILVNNAGIEKNADFWDVTEADYDAVMNVNLKGVFFATQAFVKHRLEIKQPGKIINISSVHEELPFPHFAAYCASKGGLKMLTRNLAVELAPYGITINNVAPGAIETPINTKLLNDPEKLGALLKNIPLGRLGKPNDVASIVAFLASSESDYVTGTTFFVDGGLLWNYQEQ; this is translated from the coding sequence ATGAAACTAGAAGGAAAGGTTGCACTAGTTACAGGTAGTAGCCAAGGAATAGGACAGGCGATCGCTATTCGTCTGGCACAGGAAGGGGCGAGTATTGTGATCAACTACCGCTCTCATCCCGAAGGCGCAGAGGAAACATTATCTAAGGTAAAGGCTGCTGGTGGTAAATGTCACATGGTAGACGGGTTTACAGTTCAGGCAGATACTGGCACTGTTGCTGATGTGCAGCGCATGATTGCAGATAGTGTTGCCCACTTCGGCACACTGGATATCTTAGTTAACAATGCAGGTATTGAAAAGAACGCCGACTTTTGGGATGTGACTGAAGCTGATTATGATGCCGTCATGAATGTGAATCTCAAAGGGGTATTCTTTGCCACACAGGCATTTGTGAAACACCGACTGGAAATTAAGCAACCAGGGAAGATTATTAACATTAGTTCTGTACACGAAGAATTGCCCTTTCCCCACTTTGCGGCTTACTGTGCCAGCAAAGGAGGCTTGAAAATGCTCACCCGTAATTTAGCGGTGGAACTAGCTCCTTATGGCATCACTATCAATAATGTTGCACCAGGGGCGATTGAAACTCCCATCAATACCAAACTTTTGAACGATCCAGAGAAGTTGGGGGCACTCCTGAAAAACATTCCCTTGGGACGATTGGGTAAACCCAATGATGTTGCATCTATCGTGGCGTTCTTAGCTTCTTCCGAATCAGATTATGTGACGGGTACGACATTTTTTGTCGATGGTGGATTGCTCTGGAATTATCAGGAGCAGTAA
- a CDS encoding MIP/aquaporin family protein, with protein sequence METLKKHLPEYLMEAAELGLFMIAAGLFTCAFEYPGSPIHQAIPNGDVRRFLIGVFMGLTAISLIYSPWGKQSGAHMNPAVTLTFYRLGKVKRQDAIFYILFQCLGGLLGVYLVALFLGQVFTKAPVNYIVTTPGTLGLVAALLGELAIAFVMMMTVLLASNNQKLNRFTGLFAGFLVMLYVFFEAPLSGFSMNPARSLASAFPAQIWTAFWLYLIVPPTGMFLASAVYQYLFGDRAVKCAKLHHDNHKRCIFRCNYNLSDRLPISREQL encoded by the coding sequence ATGGAAACATTAAAAAAACACTTGCCAGAATACTTAATGGAAGCAGCAGAACTGGGTTTATTTATGATTGCTGCGGGATTGTTTACCTGTGCCTTTGAGTATCCCGGTTCTCCCATTCATCAAGCAATTCCCAATGGCGATGTGCGGCGGTTTTTAATCGGCGTGTTCATGGGGCTGACAGCAATTTCCCTGATTTATTCTCCTTGGGGGAAGCAATCCGGCGCACACATGAATCCTGCTGTCACTCTCACCTTCTATCGCCTGGGGAAAGTCAAACGCCAGGATGCTATTTTTTACATTCTGTTTCAATGTTTGGGTGGATTACTTGGTGTTTATCTCGTAGCCCTATTCTTAGGTCAAGTGTTCACCAAAGCGCCTGTGAACTACATCGTCACAACCCCAGGAACACTAGGTTTAGTTGCGGCTTTATTGGGTGAACTAGCGATCGCCTTTGTGATGATGATGACAGTTTTGCTCGCTAGTAATAACCAAAAACTCAATCGCTTCACAGGGCTGTTTGCTGGATTTCTAGTCATGCTTTATGTCTTCTTTGAAGCCCCCCTCTCCGGCTTCAGCATGAACCCTGCCCGCAGCCTTGCATCCGCCTTTCCGGCTCAGATTTGGACAGCATTTTGGCTGTATTTGATAGTGCCACCTACCGGCATGTTCCTAGCATCAGCAGTATATCAATATCTGTTTGGCGATCGCGCCGTCAAATGTGCCAAATTGCATCACGACAATCACAAACGCTGCATTTTTCGCTGTAACTACAACTTGAGCGATCGTCTACCCATTTCTAGAGAACAATTATGA